DNA sequence from the Coffea arabica cultivar ET-39 chromosome 11c, Coffea Arabica ET-39 HiFi, whole genome shotgun sequence genome:
ccagccatgataCATGATGTTTCCTTTGTTGGTTCCTTGCTGCATCTTTCATTCAGCCGTGAGCTATCATCTCTAACTCCTTTGCTGTATTTTCCATTTAGCCGTGAGTTGCATATGTTGTTCCCTTgctgcattttccattttagccGTGAGTTGCATCTGTTGTttccttgctgcattttttatcTAGCCGTGAGCTATCTCTTCTCGTTCCTTTGCTGCATTGTCTTCATGTTCATTTGTCCATTCACCTTTTTGGCTCTTCAAGACAAAAGAGACTTTGTGTGGAAGATTCAtgagatttgaaaattataaataaaGGAGCATTTAGTCTTAGGACAAGCTTTTAGTTCTAGTTAGTTTTAAAGAGGGAGAGAGTTTTGgaacaaaaggaagaaacaaaaaaggtTGTGTCTTGCCCTTTGAGGCAAGACACAAACCCATCACATTTgtggctttcttcttcatttcttttagtttatAGGACTAGTTTAGGTCTTGTGTTATACATCCATTCTTGTAAAAGCTCAATAAGGAAAAAGATTGGGATGTAAAAGGGGCACTCTGGGAGGCTCTAATGACAAGGGTTATCCTCCTCTCTAAACTCTTTATCTTGTATTTACTTCAATGTTTAGTGAATTTTTTAGTTTGGATATTATGTTGATGTAGTAGTTTTAAAATTTATGCCTTGGGTATTTGGATGAATTATTTATGATTGCtatttgttaatttttaaattatcttGGGCTATTATCTTGATTAAGTTATTCATTTgctctcaaaatcatgattaactcgCCATTAATTGTTATAATCTCAAGATGTTAGATTTGcaaagaaaattgaaatttggcaCTAGTTAATGGAAGTGTTAAACTTAggaagtacactcacgaaagtagatgTGCAATTTTGTGGCTTGTTTTttagtaatttcatagaagtaaATGAGTCTGTAGTTAATTGCATAACCATGAAAGTAGATATGAGTTAGTTATAGGTATAGTTAGTACACCGATAAAAGCATATAGCACGTATATAAGGAAATTATGCTATAGTCTAGTCGAGATTTTAGTATTTAATTAGTCGAGAAGTTGGACCAGCATGAGTAGATAGGGATTCCATGCATTAACagaggagctttcatttgtatttttctACCCATTAGTAGTTTAgattttttggtttaatttgttgatagtctaaataatagagaaactttagcAGTATCGGTAGTTGTCCATCTTCTCTGTGGATTCAATCCTAACTAGCCTATAATCACTCACGACCCGTGTATTTGTGAAAAATCGCATGTGAGATAGTttagaaaattataaatttaaaacttaATCGTAGATTAAGATTTATTGTTGTATGCATATCCCGCGCACGTCATTCCCCTTTGAAAATTTGATAATTAAATTAAATCTTTGAACTTAGTCATACCAAAGAAAAAACAATGTAGTAGGAAAAAAACATTCCGGCTACGGAATCAATAATAGGATTTAAAGTCCTAAAGAAGGCTTATGTGTTGATTATCCACCATTTTCTCCCACAGCCTTACTCACAAAGTCACAATAAAACTCATCAGTGGAGGAAAACTGTTTACTATTTCATCTGGACAAACTGAAAATCTAATCTTTGCATGTCTGTTTACTATTTCATTTCATACCCCTAATATATTCACAATCATCCCTACAAAAAAACCACTATCTTTTTTTTCATGTCGTACTCTtgaagtaaataaaaaaaatagaatagcATACCACTATGACATAGACATTCCAACACTTTATTTTATCACAGTTTGGTTGGTTACTTTCTTCCAATTCTTGCTCCCTTATAATTTCTTTCGATTCTTTCTTCCACATTTACATATATGAAAATTATGTCCTTACACGGATTTTATTTTCTGTCACTTTCCTATATTaacatttaaaatattattgtgACGCAAAATCCATGTCCATAACGGAACAAATAGTCAAATGGTGACCCAAAATTTCGTGAAAATAATTAAGCAAATAATTAGTTGCATAAAAAAGTGACTATTTTGCAGTTCgtcaaaattaatcaaacaagGAGGTGCATATCCCGCCGCATAATGCAAGACCCAAAGACAACAATTTTCCTCTGACATTGATAATTTATCTAATTATTTAAAAAACATAAACATGGGGAGGTCTTATCCAAATTTAAAAAACATAAACATGGTCTTTATTCAAATTTAATAAACATTACTTACCTTCTCTTCAACTTGGGGAGGTCTTAATTGTTGATTTTCTGCTACTTTTCTTCCATACCCGTGTGGTGGATCCTTTCCACGTGTTCCTTAAGGTttacaattaattttttttttacaatttatgCGTTCCCAACAACCTCTTCacttcattaaattttttacagCTTAGCGTTCTCAGCAACCTCTTcaattcatttaattttttactGCTTATTTCCTAAGGGAGGACCGCAAATTCTCAGGACGTTCAcagtaaaataaaagaatttgcTCTTTAGATTCTTTCCAGCAGGTTCAAATTGTATATACTTACAAACTTCACTTGTTGGTATTTTTTTTAGATTCTCTTATCACAGTCTAAATAACCGGAATGTAGACTTGTACAATTTTCTCAGCAAAAGTACTCGTGAATCTTGTGAGCACAATTGTTATAAAACATCAAgatttgttgaaaatttttgaacatCAAACATATAGGTTGCAAAATGAAACAATACCATCTAAACACAGCTTTTGATGTGCTAGAAACAGGTGTTTTCATTAGCAACAAAACCTTCAACTAAGAATACATTGTGCATAACAGCAATAAAAGCAGCTCATTCTGAAAATCTAATCAGTTCCTAAAGGCCTAACAAGGCTTGCAATACATGTACATGATGATTGAAAGTAACTCGCATCGCCCCTAATGGCTAAATCACTAATGCATTTTGTTTCAAGATCATGAAGAATGAGCTTTTCTCCGTCAATCTGCAAAAGCAATTGCCTCTTGTTCTTTGACAGAGCTAGAGGCGTTAAGCTTCGAAATTTCGAACCTAAAGGCATTGTAACAGAAGTTAACTTGGCCCAAGATTTGTCCACCCCGTACTCTTCCATTACCCATAAATCAGCAGCATATCTTCCATTTACTTTATAATAGGGCACTAGACAAAGGCATCCATTCAAGATCCTCAGGTTCTGGTGAACAAAATTTTCAGGATACCTTGGACAAGGCAATTTCCGGAATTCTTCACTGCTAAGATCAAAGGAAACGATGTAACTAACGCCATTCAATCTCCTTTCCTTCATGAACCAATGTAATGCACCATTGGCAAGTACACAATCTGCAGTGCAATAGCAGTCATAGTCGGACACCTTAAACAGAAAATGCTCCGTCCTTCTCCATGTGTTCATCTTTAAGCTATAAACAAAGACTTCATCACACCAGCTCAATCGATCTGTATCAAATAGACTTGTAGAGCTAATCCTTTTCAGCACTTTGTAGTCATCATTCACGCGGTCATACCCGAACCCGagaagaaaaggagctcgaCCATACATGGAATATTCAACTGGGAAAGAGGGTAATTTCCAAGACTTTTGAATCCATGGATTCCACCAAACAATTTCACGTCTGTAAGGATACCTCAAGCAGAAGAGGCTATTGCAAGATCCTATCAAACGAACTTCATTGCCAGAGTAATCCGAAGGGCAGTTGAGCTGTTTGGCGCTTCCACTAGTTCTAGAGCTATGAGCTTCAAGATCCAAATCTAAAGTGTAGAAGATGTTTTGGTTCAGGGCAATAATTTGGATCCCATTGGAGGAATTTGCTTTTTGGTGGGCTCTGTGGAGATGCATTTTGATGAAGTCTGAGCTATCAATTAAGGCGCGCCATGATTTTGAAACGCACCTGGATCGTAGTAGAGAATCACATGGTAACATCAAAAGCACATTGGCAAGCAAATGGCACGGAATGTAATCTGACATTCTTGCGATTTTTGGAAAGAGGACCTAAGCAACTATGTCCTGCAGAAGCCAGGTTGCTCCAAATTATGGAGAATGAACTTTTTTGGTTCAAACGAAATGATATTGTAAATTTAACCCTTGATAGGTAAGCATATGGCAGCTTTCAATTATTGAGGCCAAGGGAGGATTCCATGTGCTTAGATTCCTATACATAGAATACTAGATTAAGGCAAAGTGTTATAATTGAATTTGTCCCGACTTTGGTCATCAAGTTGTGTCGACATCAATATGAACCGTGAACGTTAGGGAGAGACACTGAGTGAGTGaggagtgaaaaaaaaaaagtaatgaaTGAAGACgagagattatgtaaaatatagtGAAAGAAATATCTATTttcaaagagaaaaagaaaacagttgCTATCTTTGGAtaggaaattatttgaaatattattctGTATAATTACTatagtattttttgtgatatgatatatttgaaataaaaatgtaattaaaaaaataaaaatatgtgttaaaaaaaacatatttttgatgtaagtaaataatatttttttttgccaaattaTTCCTGTCTAAACACGCCTACTAGTGTTGGAGAGGCGTGTTTGGAAATCGAAACATGCCAATGTTACAAAAAAAGTGGGCCCATTGGTGGTTTTGGATAGGTACGAAGCACTATCCATGACCTTCCTTCCATTAACCCCGACGCCATCTTGTAAGTGGTCGCCAGCGAAATGCGGCGTTTGTGGATATTGTCGGCCCACAATATTCATATAGTCATTTACCCAACACATTACTCTAACcagatttcaagaagtgcctctatattctacacttaatcaaattacccaaagaatctttcctcaaaagtgtttttggcaaccagatgatccttcaaaaaatttggattattatgaattaattcttacagatactcaatctgtagaaatattCCCAATTTCAGacagaaaaaatccaaatataattAGCCACTCAAAATGCATAATAAAGAGAGTTTGTTTTccaaatgaatggacttctctttattctaaaaaatccttttcagtaaggttcattccagatggattcacttatcaagattacaaaatgacATGGTATCGTGCCttcctttttagaccattcaatcattcatggtTCTTCACGTTCAAAGAAAATTGCAGtagagaatttccaatttggttcaatcactggtggaaatggtttggaccaCAACCAGAGATATTACCTCCAAATGTGCTTATGGGATTTCAAACGtatctaaaaagagcaaagggggaagaaTATACAAGACCGATTTTATTTCATATGGAGTTCAAAGTTCCctggatattttgctggagtttcaaaattcatcaagagcttgaaaaaccacttccaatgtcattagtcagagaattcaaagttaaatggtggacaggattcaatcaagaattcggAGATCAAGTAAATGTCATCAGATTACTAACTACCGGAGATAAACTCAAATGGATCAAACCAATATCTACTCCAACAACTTTTGTACCCACTACAACCAAATCTGCACCAACTCCAACCACTACGGCACCAACTCCAACCACTactccaataaagaaagaaaaagaaaaagataccgAGATGGTATCCGAGGCAATTTCAAATgactttttgatgaaaaagatgatcCAAGATCCAAGACTGCTTAAAGAATATTTGGATTATTTACAAAAGCAggataagaaagaagaaaccgACAAAATTGACGAGTCAGCAGAATCATCCGAATTCACTTTTGATCCATTCGCAGGACCATGCGGACAAGATCCAaatgacttttgaaaaagatgtcggccacaaatggaaaaggaagatgaaactcaaatgaagaagaaatgaaattcaaatgacaagTCTCGAGCCTCTATAAATTGAATCAAGATTTCAAAATGAAGGCATCGGCAAAAATTAGCAGACTAGTTATTGTAAAGCCTTTGTAAACTCTctcaacatctctctctcttattttcaaCCTACTCCCAACTACTCTCAACCACTCTTTGTCTTCAAACTATTGTATAATAAGAAGATTCAAGCATTCATCAAAGCTTCGTGTGCAACTCAAAGTTTTATTGTAAGTCCAAATCTTTATGCTTATTACAAGTTTATATTgcctgggtagaagtggtatcagagccacatcCGTTAATTTGCATACGCATATTTAAAACTTtgtttttacattttctttattgaaTTAAGTTTCTATTTAAATTGGCTAGTTCATGTATTTATATTTACATATTTCATTAAACTTTTACTGAAATCGTTGGTAAGACTTGATGCCTTGTAAGACCGTTGGCaagtccaggataggatgttccagGTCTAGTGCTCGGTTGTTCCCGGTtaagtaaaatttaattaaatattagaCATGGTTGCATTccttagacaattaaaaatatgatctaattcaaagcaagaaTGAACAAGTGAAGGAGAGTTCTATGCAATCATGCTGATAATTCCAATTTCACTGGATTTGTAgtgactttttccttttttttctttttatttttaataggaAAGAGAGTATTAGAAAGAGAAAATCATTGTACTTGGAGCGGAGATGAATAATCAAAGTTTTAGATTTTGTTCTTGTGTTTGGTGATAATTCCAATTTACCTACATTTGTAgtgagtttttcttcttcttttttttttttaaataagaagGAGGGCATCACAAAGAGAAAATTACCGCAATTAGACCAGATATGAATACTCGAATTTTAGATTTTGCTCTCATGTTTGAAAATATCATTAGACTTATGTTAAGTATCCAAAACTGTTTAGGTGAGTAGAGTTATAGTAGAATGACAAATATAGATAAAATAGAGTAATATAATTAGGAAGGGAAAGATGGATTCAGAGTAGAGTGTTATAGTGGACAAGGGGAAGATGAATTCTTTTGAATTGTATTAATGACTAATGAAGGGGTTTACCCTTTTTCTCATTTATGTTTGAATCTGATCGGATGGATAGTAGAAAAGGGTATTAagaatattttttgtgaaaataacTCCCTCATCGAACCCATTTAGACGGATAAAGGATTTGGACAATTGGAAAGGCTTGTCGGACCCACTGGGGGCCACAAGTATAATGCTGCCAAAGTTTTTGACACTTGAAATTGAAACCGggagttaaaaacaaaaaaatccctGTAGTATATCTAATACATAGAAAAGTGCTCCGTGATctcaaaatatacaaaatgatattttatattttgaataaaattgtTAACTAACAGAATTctttaaatttaatgaaaataACGGTTTCGACTATTAAATTTACCggattccgttaaatttaacgaattctgttagtttacaatttaattcaaaatatGATGTGTTATGTTTAAGCTTCATCGCTGAATGCCTGTCACTTCAATACATTCAGGCTTGAAGCTTATAAAAATGTGCAATCTTAACCTCTTTATGCTTCTGCAGGG
Encoded proteins:
- the LOC113716402 gene encoding F-box protein CPR1-like; this translates as MSDYIPCHLLANVLLMLPCDSLLRSRCVSKSWRALIDSSDFIKMHLHRAHQKANSSNGIQIIALNQNIFYTLDLDLEAHSSRTSGSAKQLNCPSDYSGNEVRLIGSCNSLFCLRYPYRREIVWWNPWIQKSWKLPSFPVEYSMYGRAPFLLGFGYDRVNDDYKVLKRISSTSLFDTDRLSWCDEVFVYSLKMNTWRRTEHFLFKVSDYDCYCTADCVLANGALHWFMKERRLNGVSYIVSFDLSSEEFRKLPCPRYPENFVHQNLRILNGCLCLVPYYKVNGRYAADLWVMEEYGVDKSWAKLTSVTMPLGSKFRSLTPLALSKNKRQLLLQIDGEKLILHDLETKCISDLAIRGDASYFQSSCTCIASLVRPLGTD